In Candidatus Saccharimonadales bacterium, the genomic window ATCGGTGAAACATATCTCATAGGTGCCGACGGCGAAATGAACAACCTTGAAGTCTTCAAACTAATTTTAGAACTTATGGGCAAAGACGAGTCCTGGCTTGAACACGTCAAAGACCGGCCAGGCCATGACATGCGCTACGCTATCGACTCGACCAAGCTTCGCACTGAACTCGGCTGGACGCCGAAGTACACCAACTTCCGCGACGGTATGCAGGCAACCATCGACTGGTATGCCGCCAATGAAGCCTGGTGGAAACCACAGAAGTCCGACACCGAGGCCAAATATAAGGCAGCGGGCCACTAAACCTACGGGGGCGGAGTAACGGTATACGTATGACGGACACACTAACAGTACACGAGACAGCAATTCCCGGATTTTATACAGTCAATTTAGCCGTCCACGGTGATAATCGTGGTTGGTTCAAGGAGAATTATCAGAAAGAAAAAATGGAAGCCTTAGGCCTTCCCTCATTTGACATAGTACAAAATAATTTTTCATTCAATGCTGAACTGGGCGTAACGCGAGGACTACATGCTGAACCATGGGAAAAGTTCGTATCGGTCGCCAACGGCCGAGTATTTGGCGCTTGGGTAGACCTGCGCAAAGGTCCCAGCTTCGGGCAAACGCTCAGTCTCGAGATTACTCCTGATGTAGCCGTCTTTGTGCCCCGCGGCGTCGCAAATGGCTATCAGACACTTGAACCAAATGTAACGTATACATATCTTGTTAACGCTCACTGGTCAGCCAATGCGCAGTACACATTCGTCAACCTATTCGACCTAGCGCTTGAGATTAACTGGCCGATAG contains:
- a CDS encoding dTDP-4-dehydrorhamnose 3,5-epimerase family protein, translating into MTDTLTVHETAIPGFYTVNLAVHGDNRGWFKENYQKEKMEALGLPSFDIVQNNFSFNAELGVTRGLHAEPWEKFVSVANGRVFGAWVDLRKGPSFGQTLSLEITPDVAVFVPRGVANGYQTLEPNVTYTYLVNAHWSANAQYTFVNLFDLALEINWPIARETAIISDKDTAHPMLKDVIPMEV